One Methanobacterium sp. genomic region harbors:
- a CDS encoding glycosyltransferase family 4 protein has product MNILITFPGDLTRPQGGGANRSYNLAKQLQNAGHNITVLQPQDNKENTGEFEIFNYTGNILGRDLSVFADLNPFFIFKIIKLLLKKDTDLVHIELPWGATAVNIINRLFGKKAKVVYSSHNYEAGMQKDLRDYHRNLKESGFFKVLIFNLIYPYTKLIERCAVKLSDIVVCVSNSDKESMASKYKSSNDKIKVIHNGTDFTKILKSSRNKEIFGLDKNKISIVFHGSYEHLPNYEAINLIKDKIYPEFRKKLDKVEFVIAGVGVPVSSKKEGLRLIGFVEDIYSLLKSSDIAIVPILHGAGTKLKILDYMGVGLPIVSTDKGMEGINAVNYEHAVIVEDINTHFIEAINYLIENKEERKRIGSNGKQMAEKEYGWDSIGQKLNDLYNKIV; this is encoded by the coding sequence ATGAACATACTAATAACTTTTCCAGGAGATTTAACTAGACCACAAGGAGGAGGCGCTAATAGAAGCTATAATCTAGCAAAACAGCTTCAAAATGCAGGACATAATATAACTGTTTTACAGCCGCAGGATAATAAAGAAAATACTGGCGAATTTGAAATCTTTAATTACACTGGAAACATATTAGGGAGAGATCTCTCAGTTTTCGCTGATTTAAATCCATTTTTTATCTTTAAAATTATTAAGTTACTTTTAAAAAAAGATACAGACCTCGTCCATATTGAATTACCGTGGGGTGCAACTGCTGTAAATATAATAAATAGACTATTTGGAAAAAAAGCAAAGGTTGTTTACAGTTCCCATAATTATGAGGCGGGAATGCAAAAAGATCTTAGGGATTATCACAGGAATTTAAAGGAATCTGGCTTTTTTAAAGTGCTGATATTTAATTTGATATATCCTTATACAAAGTTAATTGAAAGGTGCGCAGTTAAGTTATCAGATATTGTAGTCTGCGTGAGTAATTCCGACAAAGAATCCATGGCTAGTAAGTATAAATCAAGCAATGATAAAATTAAAGTAATTCATAATGGGACTGATTTTACTAAAATTTTGAAATCGTCTAGAAATAAAGAGATTTTTGGGCTGGATAAAAATAAAATATCAATTGTTTTCCATGGATCCTATGAACATCTCCCTAACTATGAAGCAATTAATTTAATAAAGGATAAAATTTATCCCGAATTTAGAAAAAAATTGGATAAAGTTGAATTTGTTATTGCAGGTGTTGGTGTTCCTGTATCCTCTAAAAAGGAAGGACTAAGACTCATTGGTTTTGTAGAAGACATATATTCTCTCCTTAAAAGTTCAGATATAGCTATAGTTCCTATTTTACATGGTGCAGGGACTAAATTGAAGATACTTGATTATATGGGCGTAGGTTTACCTATTGTAAGCACAGATAAAGGTATGGAAGGTATAAATGCCGTTAACTATGAGCATGCAGTCATTGTTGAGGATATAAATACTCATTTTATTGAAGCTATAAATTATTTAATAGAAAATAAAGAAGAAAGAAAAAGAATAGGCAGTAATGGTAAACAAATGGCAGAAAAAGAGTATGGTTGGGACAGTATTGGACAAAAACTGAACGATCTGTATAATAAAATAGTTTAG
- a CDS encoding glycosyltransferase family 4 protein, translating to MKICLISNLYPPCILGGAEVVVEKVAKNLAIKGHEVVVITTSYDEETVENVNGVKVYRVNPLNVYKMYDHPKKPSFMKPIWHTIDLWNIQVYKTLKSILEDENPDIVHIHNFKGFSLSAFQVVKKLNLPLVFTAHDYSLICMRANLLNSSGNICDAPSALCSVYNKIQKNLVDNKPDVVIAPSKFVIDKLKSEGLFKNIEAVKVPLGIEIGDKQEDKDYGTIDILYAGALSEHKGVHILINAFKNLKYENITLHIVGKGNDESKFKQIAKDDNRIIFHGFKTGKDLINFYKSANISVVPSIWYDNSPMVIYESLMCGTPVIGSRIGGIPELIENGYNGFLFETGNIGELEKILECVIENPSKLKELEDGALKSVQKYSMENHINKLIEIYESLILVN from the coding sequence ATGAAGATCTGTCTTATATCTAACTTGTATCCTCCTTGTATATTGGGAGGAGCAGAGGTAGTAGTAGAAAAGGTCGCTAAGAATCTGGCAATAAAAGGTCATGAAGTGGTGGTCATTACCACCAGTTATGATGAAGAAACTGTTGAAAATGTAAATGGTGTTAAGGTTTACAGGGTAAATCCATTAAATGTTTATAAAATGTATGACCACCCTAAAAAACCTTCTTTTATGAAACCAATATGGCATACAATTGATTTATGGAATATTCAGGTTTATAAAACATTAAAATCAATTTTAGAAGATGAAAACCCTGATATTGTGCATATTCATAATTTTAAAGGATTTTCTTTATCAGCGTTTCAAGTGGTTAAAAAATTGAATTTACCTCTAGTTTTCACAGCGCATGACTATTCATTGATATGTATGAGGGCAAATCTTTTAAATAGCTCTGGAAACATTTGTGATGCCCCCTCCGCGTTATGTAGTGTATATAACAAAATTCAAAAAAATCTGGTGGATAATAAGCCTGATGTGGTCATTGCACCTTCAAAATTTGTAATTGATAAGTTAAAATCAGAAGGCTTATTTAAAAATATTGAAGCTGTTAAAGTTCCATTAGGAATTGAAATAGGGGATAAACAAGAAGATAAAGACTATGGTACCATTGATATTTTATATGCAGGTGCGTTAAGTGAACATAAAGGAGTTCATATATTAATAAATGCTTTTAAAAATTTAAAATATGAAAATATAACTCTTCACATTGTAGGGAAAGGCAATGATGAGTCTAAATTTAAGCAAATTGCAAAAGACGATAATAGAATAATCTTTCATGGATTTAAGACAGGTAAAGACCTTATAAATTTTTATAAGAGTGCAAATATCAGTGTTGTTCCGTCAATATGGTATGATAATTCTCCAATGGTGATTTATGAAAGTTTAATGTGTGGAACTCCTGTAATAGGAAGTAGAATAGGCGGGATACCTGAATTAATTGAAAATGGATATAATGGATTTCTTTTTGAGACAGGAAATATAGGTGAACTTGAGAAAATATTGGAATGTGTTATCGAGAATCCATCTAAATTAAAAGAGCTGGAAGATGGAGCTTTAAAATCCGTCCAAAAGTACTCTATGGAAAACCATATAAATAAACTTATAGAAATATATGAATCCTTAATTTTAGTTAACTAA
- a CDS encoding DUF2206 domain-containing protein has protein sequence MLNEIKNINAKRWLIIVISTLFLIDIIILTSISFLREALPFLFFTIVPGILVIQIFRLNKLNFLKRSVLAVGTSVSLLIFIGLFLNCMYPILPEPLSLGPVLISLNFMVVILAFLSYYRNKEDFQNFKLFNLHIKIKDKLVSPFIFPVIFPFMAIFGTYLMNIANNNIILIAMLLLIPVYVVVLIYLKDKIDDSVYPFAIFMIGLSLLLMRGLTSNHITGRDVHIEFYVFQLALKNYYWNLLAYNNPYNACLSITILPVIYKVLSNISSEYIFKLFFGLIGSFIPLSLYIIFQKYLDNRYAFCASLLFVFQTYFILILDTVRQEIAFLFFFLAVWAFFGSDFNKSIKKAFFILFIISAMVSHYTTAYIALVLIFPILLLPFLKSLFKVLKDGIKSKNDAANQRFVCFQNFDVIIIILILTAIWYIFAAKVQFEAGSAVIGSTVSSLQLNAGGSSIRNNAVLSILGIGIQSLPNFISVIVNNLIFVMIGIGLIFIIKNYSEFKKKFGNGYLLGALISVLLLVLFVILPYVSNAYGPQRLFLQLAVFLAPIFIMGCLKFAKLIKKPKYGIVIILVLLISLFTCGTYLQYHFYGIPYSPFYEHNGDLRDEYYVYDQEVAAASWLNQYRVTDLGIQADATGYMRLMLGFGGTPILNKKAGGYVYLNYINVNKHIIYLSSTNPRNINDFAFLAGKSKIYDNGGAEIWK, from the coding sequence ATGCTTAATGAAATTAAAAACATAAATGCTAAAAGATGGTTAATAATTGTAATATCAACTCTTTTTTTGATAGATATAATAATATTAACAAGTATTAGTTTTTTAAGAGAAGCATTACCCTTCTTATTTTTTACAATTGTCCCTGGAATATTAGTTATTCAGATATTCAGGTTAAATAAACTGAATTTTCTTAAAAGATCTGTTTTAGCAGTTGGAACGAGTGTTTCTTTATTGATATTTATAGGTTTATTTTTAAATTGCATGTATCCAATTTTACCAGAACCTTTATCATTAGGACCCGTTCTTATTTCGCTCAATTTTATGGTAGTAATCCTGGCATTTCTCTCTTACTATCGAAATAAGGAAGATTTTCAAAATTTTAAATTATTTAATTTACATATAAAAATTAAAGATAAACTGGTTTCCCCATTTATTTTTCCAGTTATATTTCCATTTATGGCCATATTCGGCACTTATTTAATGAATATAGCTAATAATAATATAATTTTAATTGCAATGCTTCTATTAATCCCTGTTTATGTAGTTGTACTTATTTATCTCAAAGATAAAATAGATGACAGTGTTTATCCTTTTGCAATTTTTATGATTGGCCTGAGCCTGCTTTTAATGAGGGGATTAACTTCAAATCATATAACTGGAAGAGATGTCCATATTGAATTTTACGTATTTCAGCTTGCATTAAAAAACTATTACTGGAATTTACTTGCTTATAACAATCCTTATAATGCATGTTTAAGCATTACAATACTTCCAGTCATTTATAAAGTTCTATCAAACATAAGCAGTGAATATATTTTTAAATTGTTTTTTGGACTTATAGGTTCATTTATTCCTCTTTCACTTTACATAATATTTCAAAAGTATCTTGATAACCGATATGCATTTTGTGCATCCCTTCTTTTTGTATTTCAAACTTATTTTATTCTAATTTTAGATACTGTAAGGCAAGAAATTGCATTTTTATTCTTTTTCCTGGCAGTATGGGCATTTTTTGGCTCTGATTTCAATAAATCAATTAAAAAAGCATTTTTTATATTATTCATTATTTCAGCAATGGTTTCACATTACACCACTGCATATATAGCTCTGGTTTTAATATTCCCAATATTACTTTTACCGTTTTTAAAGAGCTTGTTTAAAGTTTTAAAAGATGGAATTAAATCTAAGAATGATGCAGCAAATCAAAGATTTGTATGCTTCCAGAATTTTGATGTAATTATCATTATTCTGATTTTAACTGCTATATGGTATATTTTCGCTGCCAAAGTCCAGTTTGAAGCAGGAAGTGCGGTTATAGGAAGTACAGTAAGTAGTTTACAGTTAAATGCAGGCGGTTCTTCCATTCGAAATAATGCTGTTTTAAGTATTTTAGGTATTGGAATTCAGTCATTACCTAATTTTATAAGTGTAATTGTAAATAACCTAATTTTTGTCATGATTGGTATAGGTTTAATATTTATAATTAAAAATTACAGTGAATTTAAAAAGAAATTTGGAAACGGCTATCTATTAGGAGCTCTAATTTCGGTCCTGCTCCTGGTATTGTTTGTTATTTTACCATATGTTTCAAATGCATATGGCCCTCAAAGGTTATTCTTACAATTAGCAGTATTTTTAGCGCCTATTTTTATTATGGGGTGCCTTAAATTTGCTAAACTTATTAAAAAACCAAAATATGGCATAGTTATAATTTTAGTACTTTTAATATCACTTTTCACCTGTGGCACCTACCTGCAGTACCATTTTTATGGTATCCCCTATTCACCATTTTATGAACATAATGGAGATCTAAGGGATGAATATTATGTCTATGATCAGGAAGTAGCTGCAGCGTCCTGGCTAAATCAGTATAGGGTGACAGATCTAGGGATACAAGCTGATGCAACAGGATACATGAGATTAATGCTTGGCTTTGGAGGAACCCCTATTTTAAATAAAAAAGCAGGAGGATATGTTTATCTTAATTATATTAATGTCAATAAGCATATTATCTATTTATCATCTACTAATCCTAGAAATATCAATGATTTCGCATTTTTAGCAGGGAAAAGTAAAATTTATGACAATGGAGGGGCAGAAATTTGGAAATAA
- a CDS encoding glycosyltransferase family 4 protein → MEINNNLKDIKILFIHNTVMWYRKPFFKKLSEIYNIKFIFTHMQASKEIYNVEIPDEIEGMNDVNYSVLKNHFNIAFGAIKESFGDYDILVGGSWDTLSELFETTFYFMVAKLRRKKFVIWREDWAWGVESFKKSMITPLIKLIIRNSDAVIVPGTKHREYFISLGSSPSKTFLMPNVSNMTYKSDYLEKKEFLKEKLKLKNKKVVLYVGRLVKRKGVEYLIKSFKKLHKQRKDIVLIIVGDGNCRSQLESISRGIDDIYFTGQIGNEDLPAYYALCDVCVVPSITYEMGDPWVFILNEAMYFGKPVIATDAVGAAFDMIKNGENGFIVPERDVESLYKTIADVLSDPDLKEKMGYKSKQIIEERFRYGNMVKGFQNAVNYVINK, encoded by the coding sequence TTGGAAATAAATAACAATTTAAAGGATATAAAGATTCTTTTTATCCATAATACTGTAATGTGGTATAGAAAACCATTTTTCAAAAAATTGAGTGAAATTTATAATATTAAATTTATTTTCACCCACATGCAGGCCTCCAAAGAGATATATAATGTTGAAATACCTGATGAAATTGAGGGCATGAACGATGTAAATTACAGTGTCCTTAAAAATCATTTTAATATAGCTTTTGGTGCAATAAAGGAATCGTTTGGAGATTATGATATATTAGTGGGGGGAAGCTGGGATACGCTTTCTGAATTATTTGAAACTACCTTTTATTTTATGGTTGCAAAACTTAGAAGAAAAAAATTTGTAATATGGAGAGAAGACTGGGCATGGGGAGTTGAATCATTTAAAAAATCCATGATAACTCCTTTAATTAAATTAATTATTAGAAATTCTGATGCTGTCATTGTGCCAGGCACTAAACACAGGGAATATTTTATTTCGTTGGGATCTTCTCCATCGAAAACATTTTTGATGCCTAATGTCAGTAATATGACATATAAAAGTGACTATTTAGAAAAAAAGGAATTTTTAAAAGAAAAACTAAAATTAAAAAATAAAAAAGTAGTTTTATATGTAGGTAGGCTGGTTAAAAGAAAAGGAGTTGAATATTTAATTAAATCATTTAAAAAGCTCCATAAACAAAGAAAAGATATTGTTCTAATAATAGTGGGGGATGGTAATTGCAGGTCTCAACTTGAATCTATTTCCAGGGGTATTGATGATATTTATTTCACAGGTCAAATAGGAAATGAAGATTTGCCTGCTTATTATGCACTTTGTGATGTGTGTGTGGTACCGTCTATAACTTATGAAATGGGGGACCCATGGGTTTTCATTTTAAATGAAGCAATGTACTTCGGAAAACCTGTAATTGCAACAGATGCAGTAGGGGCTGCGTTTGATATGATAAAAAATGGGGAAAATGGATTTATAGTACCTGAAAGAGATGTAGAATCTTTATATAAAACTATTGCTGATGTTTTATCTGATCCAGATTTAAAAGAAAAAATGGGATATAAATCAAAACAGATAATCGAAGAAAGATTTAGATATGGGAATATGGTTAAAGGCTTTCAAAATGCTGTAAATTATGTGATAAATAAATAA
- a CDS encoding glycosyltransferase family 4 protein, with the protein MKIVQTPVRFYPFIGGVENYVYYLSKELVKLGHDITVICANEPVSKKQEAIDGIEIKRLSYFGKIANTNITPQLPFALSKEEFDVIHTHVPTPWSADWSNVISKFKKKPLVVTYHNDIIGDGIANYIAGFYNSTALKSLLGKADKIIITQPNYMYSSPYLGNYKDKIEVIPNGVDVDKFKPINIKKEENSIFFLSLLDEFHKYKGLDYLLNALKIVKLEIEDVKLIVGGKGKLLDYYRSMVNEMGLGDNVEFHGFIPDEKIVEYYSKCSVFILPSISSKQEGFGIVALEALACETPVISTEIVGVAADVKESNSGIIVPPKDVDKLADAILKILSNKESSFKMGINGRKLVEEKYTWAGIAKMAEKVYRELI; encoded by the coding sequence ATGAAGATAGTTCAAACGCCTGTTAGGTTTTACCCGTTTATAGGCGGTGTGGAAAATTATGTATATTATTTATCAAAGGAACTGGTTAAATTAGGTCATGATATTACTGTTATTTGTGCAAACGAACCTGTTTCAAAAAAACAAGAAGCTATTGATGGCATCGAAATAAAAAGGCTTTCTTATTTTGGTAAAATTGCAAATACGAATATAACTCCCCAATTGCCCTTTGCACTGTCAAAAGAAGAATTTGATGTTATTCATACCCATGTACCTACTCCGTGGAGTGCTGATTGGAGTAATGTAATCTCTAAATTTAAAAAAAAGCCGTTAGTTGTTACTTATCATAATGATATAATTGGAGACGGTATTGCAAATTATATTGCAGGATTTTATAATTCCACTGCTTTAAAATCGTTGTTGGGCAAAGCAGATAAAATAATAATTACTCAACCTAATTATATGTATTCATCTCCTTATCTAGGAAATTATAAAGATAAGATTGAAGTTATACCCAATGGAGTTGATGTGGATAAATTCAAACCCATCAATATAAAGAAAGAAGAAAACAGCATATTTTTCCTGAGCCTTTTAGATGAATTTCACAAATATAAAGGCCTGGACTATTTATTAAATGCATTAAAAATAGTAAAACTTGAAATAGAAGACGTAAAATTAATAGTTGGTGGAAAAGGTAAGTTATTGGATTATTACCGCAGCATGGTAAATGAAATGGGCTTAGGGGACAATGTTGAATTCCATGGTTTTATTCCAGATGAAAAAATTGTGGAATATTACAGTAAATGCAGTGTTTTTATACTGCCTTCAATCTCATCAAAGCAGGAAGGCTTTGGTATCGTTGCCCTTGAGGCGCTTGCATGTGAAACTCCCGTGATAAGCACAGAGATTGTTGGTGTAGCAGCTGATGTCAAAGAAAGTAATTCTGGGATTATTGTACCTCCTAAAGATGTAGATAAACTAGCAGATGCAATACTTAAAATATTATCTAATAAAGAGTCCTCCTTCAAAATGGGAATTAATGGAAGAAAACTTGTAGAAGAAAAGTATACATGGGCAGGTATTGCTAAAATGGCTGAAAAAGTTTATAGGGAGTTAATATGA
- a CDS encoding oligosaccharide flippase family protein, producing the protein MKEYKLFVQRIGLVGVTNIFISLSTLILLPILSKNLTIQNLGVWNLFNTYLSFIPLFINLGLPYTMVRYLPVKTEKEDIKEGFYSIMFITLFVGLIALGILLLFSNQIALVLFDGNTSVSILLAIGTVISVMSVSFFTFFRTFQQMKIYSILQLAQTYLGVFMVAFFVYSGYQVNGAVLGYVISQFIVFLIVMAFVIHEIGFKFPKFENLREYISFGLPTVPGNFSSWLVDLSDRTIIGIFLGTAFVGYYSPGYTLGNIIMMFSAPFTLLLPSLLSSYYDNNRIDEVRKHLDYSIKYFLLIAIPAVFGLSILSKPLLNVLTTQAIAQNGYIVTPFVALGALIFGVQGIITQILLLEKKTKVIGSRWIAAGVLNVVLNIILVPFFGIIAAGITTLIAYVFVCLITSFYSLKFIKLNFDFIFILKSISASVLMSFVLLFINPVSFVGIVATVGVCAVVYLLVILLLKGISPDELNFFKKMVKN; encoded by the coding sequence TTGAAAGAATACAAACTTTTTGTACAGAGAATTGGTTTAGTAGGCGTAACAAATATATTTATAAGTTTAAGCACACTTATCCTGCTACCTATCTTATCCAAAAATTTAACGATTCAAAATTTAGGTGTATGGAACCTGTTCAATACTTATCTCTCTTTTATACCTTTATTTATAAATTTGGGCCTACCTTATACAATGGTCAGATATTTGCCGGTTAAAACAGAAAAAGAAGATATAAAGGAAGGATTTTACTCAATTATGTTCATAACTTTATTTGTAGGTTTAATTGCATTAGGAATACTCCTATTATTTTCAAATCAGATTGCACTGGTTCTCTTTGATGGCAACACCAGTGTTTCTATATTATTAGCAATAGGTACTGTGATAAGTGTTATGAGTGTTTCCTTTTTTACCTTTTTTAGAACATTCCAACAGATGAAAATATATTCAATACTTCAGCTAGCACAGACTTATCTTGGAGTTTTCATGGTAGCATTCTTTGTATATTCAGGATATCAAGTTAATGGGGCAGTGCTCGGATATGTTATTTCACAGTTTATCGTATTTTTAATAGTAATGGCATTTGTAATCCATGAAATTGGATTTAAATTCCCTAAATTTGAAAATTTAAGGGAATATATATCGTTTGGGTTACCTACTGTTCCAGGTAATTTTTCAAGCTGGCTTGTGGATTTAAGTGATCGTACTATAATAGGCATTTTTCTGGGAACTGCATTTGTTGGTTACTATTCTCCAGGTTACACTTTAGGTAATATAATAATGATGTTTTCGGCCCCATTTACTCTTCTTTTACCTTCTTTATTATCCTCATATTATGATAATAATAGAATAGACGAAGTGAGAAAACATCTGGACTATTCTATTAAATATTTCCTGTTGATAGCAATACCTGCTGTTTTTGGTTTATCTATTTTATCAAAACCGTTACTCAATGTGTTAACTACACAGGCAATAGCTCAAAATGGTTATATAGTAACTCCATTCGTTGCTTTGGGCGCACTTATTTTTGGTGTTCAGGGAATAATTACTCAAATTTTGTTACTGGAAAAGAAAACAAAGGTTATAGGATCCCGGTGGATAGCTGCAGGTGTTCTTAATGTTGTTTTAAATATAATACTGGTGCCGTTTTTTGGTATAATAGCAGCAGGAATTACGACATTGATTGCTTACGTATTCGTTTGTTTAATTACATCTTTTTATTCACTGAAATTCATTAAATTGAACTTTGACTTTATATTTATATTAAAAAGCATATCTGCTTCTGTATTGATGTCATTTGTCCTTCTGTTTATAAATCCAGTATCTTTTGTTGGGATAGTGGCTACTGTTGGGGTATGCGCAGTGGTTTATCTGCTGGTCATCCTTCTGTTAAAAGGTATTTCCCCTGATGAACTTAACTTTTTCAAAAAAATGGTAAAAAATTAA
- a CDS encoding CDP-glycerol glycerophosphotransferase family protein, with protein sequence MKKGKAMVFLEPGQAARTKLTVSVEKNIRSFEVKLFILPFLNKIKKNYDIDIFLQDSGTLRILSDNGFSCNLIGKDLLNPDQKELSKKKSIYIAQNWYKLDKNEELSFNGVNIGEATETETIDIVRTLFEKVQVFESIISKEEVDKIFFENPYSPDGKALGIICEGLGLESDSIYSFYGKTKRKVIDRVKYGGYYRNNIETINFYSVDNLNENSPNILFDTPYANHLDIVFPVMELLLRKGYNVYLLAKDEDINRYKSKHSFSKIKLPKIKCNKLNETLKQYISRAESSKIFDYNGIDLWPLLRDDLYLSNKNKLNVLGHLKNFKDILNDIKPDLIVVGDDRGPSAVRADLLYAKHECVPIVEIQHGVYRIDKAMATPISNKIFVWGESTKPALLEAGASGDQMEVTGSPKYDSLVYKLKNHFKPADDDNIKTLLFATQPLPGNLNSRIINEISLMLEKTDNIRLIVKPHPSENTDYYKSITKQFSQKVSVKDSGDNIIDLLLDADVLINLFSTVGLEAAILEKPMVCVNLYNQKIVYIESGVALEVKNLKNLKSKINDSLYNDKIRDELAENRKRFVYNYAYLQDGKASERICNAIIKMIED encoded by the coding sequence ATGAAAAAAGGTAAAGCAATGGTTTTTTTAGAACCTGGTCAAGCAGCTAGAACAAAATTAACGGTTTCAGTAGAAAAAAATATCAGATCTTTTGAAGTCAAACTGTTTATTTTGCCTTTTTTAAATAAAATCAAAAAGAATTATGATATTGACATATTTCTACAAGATTCAGGAACACTTAGAATATTAAGTGATAATGGGTTTAGTTGCAATTTGATTGGTAAAGATCTTTTGAATCCCGACCAAAAAGAACTTTCAAAAAAAAAGAGTATTTATATTGCGCAGAATTGGTATAAATTGGATAAAAATGAAGAATTAAGTTTCAATGGTGTTAATATAGGCGAGGCTACAGAAACTGAGACTATAGATATAGTAAGGACTCTTTTTGAAAAAGTGCAGGTTTTTGAGTCTATAATTTCTAAGGAAGAAGTAGATAAAATATTTTTTGAAAATCCATACTCTCCTGATGGAAAGGCTTTGGGGATAATATGTGAAGGTTTAGGGCTGGAATCTGATTCTATATATTCATTTTATGGTAAAACTAAAAGGAAAGTTATAGATAGAGTTAAATATGGAGGATATTACAGAAATAACATAGAAACAATTAATTTTTATTCTGTTGATAATTTAAATGAAAATTCTCCCAATATTTTATTTGACACGCCTTATGCTAACCATCTGGATATTGTATTTCCTGTAATGGAACTCCTTTTGAGAAAGGGTTATAATGTCTATTTACTGGCTAAAGATGAAGATATAAATAGGTATAAATCTAAACATTCATTTTCAAAAATTAAACTTCCAAAAATAAAGTGTAATAAATTAAATGAAACATTAAAACAATATATTTCACGAGCAGAAAGTTCAAAAATCTTTGATTACAATGGAATAGATTTATGGCCTTTATTAAGAGATGATCTTTATCTTTCAAACAAAAATAAATTAAATGTACTGGGGCACCTGAAAAATTTTAAAGATATTCTTAATGATATAAAACCTGATTTAATAGTTGTAGGGGATGATCGAGGACCTTCTGCTGTAAGAGCTGATTTACTCTATGCTAAACATGAATGTGTTCCTATAGTTGAAATTCAACATGGTGTATATAGAATTGACAAAGCTATGGCAACTCCAATTTCAAATAAAATATTTGTATGGGGTGAATCAACAAAACCCGCCCTCCTTGAAGCCGGTGCATCTGGTGACCAGATGGAAGTTACAGGATCTCCCAAATATGATTCACTGGTATATAAGTTAAAAAACCATTTTAAACCTGCAGATGACGATAATATTAAAACCCTGCTCTTTGCAACTCAACCTCTGCCTGGTAATTTGAACTCTAGAATAATAAATGAAATTTCTTTAATGTTAGAAAAAACAGATAATATACGGTTAATTGTTAAACCCCATCCTAGTGAGAATACGGATTATTATAAATCAATTACAAAACAGTTTTCACAAAAAGTCAGCGTTAAAGACAGCGGTGACAATATAATTGATTTGCTGCTGGATGCAGATGTTCTTATAAATCTATTTTCTACTGTTGGCCTGGAAGCCGCTATTTTAGAAAAACCGATGGTTTGTGTGAATTTATATAATCAAAAAATAGTTTACATTGAAAGTGGAGTTGCACTAGAGGTTAAAAACTTAAAAAATCTTAAATCAAAAATTAATGATAGCTTATACAACGATAAAATACGAGATGAACTTGCAGAGAATCGTAAAAGATTTGTTTATAATTATGCATATCTTCAAGACGGAAAAGCATCAGAAAGAATCTGTAATGCTATAATTAAAATGATTGAAGATTAA